A genomic stretch from Bordetella sp. N includes:
- a CDS encoding Fe2+-dependent dioxygenase — translation MMLKIPAIFSTEEARKVRERLLAANWVDGKETAGTQSREVKENRQLDGDDPLGRQIGDEIVRRVAQDPVFMSAALPRRFYPPLFNRYGQGESFGFHVDNAVRGIKNVRERVRTDLSATLFLSDPDSYDGGELVVRDTYGEHRVKLPAGHLVLYPGSSVHKVEPVTRGERIASFFWVESLVREDSQRNLLLDMDVAIQLLTWDQANPDALVQLTGCYHNLLRRWSDV, via the coding sequence ATGATGCTCAAGATCCCCGCCATTTTCAGCACCGAGGAGGCCCGCAAGGTGCGCGAGCGCCTGCTTGCCGCCAACTGGGTCGATGGCAAGGAAACGGCCGGCACGCAGTCGCGCGAGGTCAAGGAGAATCGCCAGCTTGACGGCGACGATCCGCTCGGCCGCCAGATCGGTGATGAAATCGTGCGCCGCGTGGCCCAGGATCCGGTCTTCATGTCGGCGGCCTTACCGCGCCGCTTTTATCCGCCCCTGTTCAACCGCTATGGGCAGGGCGAGTCGTTCGGCTTCCACGTCGACAATGCGGTGCGCGGCATCAAGAACGTGCGGGAGCGGGTGCGCACCGATCTTTCCGCCACTTTGTTCCTGTCCGATCCCGACAGCTATGACGGTGGCGAACTGGTGGTGCGCGACACCTACGGCGAACACCGCGTCAAGCTGCCGGCGGGCCATCTGGTGCTGTATCCGGGATCGAGCGTGCACAAGGTGGAACCCGTCACCCGCGGGGAACGCATTGCGTCGTTTTTCTGGGTCGAGAGCCTGGTGCGCGAAGACAGCCAGCGCAATCTGCTGCTGGACATGGACGTGGCCATCCAGCTGCTGACCTGGGACCAGGCCAACCCGGACGCGCTGGTCCAGCTGACTGGGTGTTATCACAACCTGCTGCGCAGATGGAGCGACGTATAG
- a CDS encoding DUF1993 family protein, with amino-acid sequence MPLFQVSIPVFLRGLNVLAELLRKGEAHAQAQNVPADQLLQARLAPDMFNLVRQVQSASDAAKAGAARLAGMAVPSMADTETTFAELQERIAKTVRFLETVSEDDVNADMERAIEFKVGPYAVRFTPVPYLTTFVLPNFYFHVTTAYDILRNQGVPLGKLDYLGDMSFAMQA; translated from the coding sequence ATGCCGTTGTTCCAAGTTTCCATTCCCGTCTTCCTGCGCGGCCTGAACGTGCTGGCCGAACTCTTGCGCAAGGGCGAAGCCCATGCGCAAGCGCAAAACGTGCCCGCCGACCAGCTGCTGCAGGCCAGGCTCGCGCCGGACATGTTCAACCTGGTGCGCCAGGTGCAGTCGGCCAGCGATGCGGCCAAGGCCGGCGCCGCGCGTCTGGCCGGCATGGCCGTGCCGTCCATGGCCGACACCGAGACCACGTTCGCCGAGCTGCAGGAACGCATCGCCAAGACGGTGCGCTTTCTTGAAACCGTGTCCGAAGACGACGTCAACGCCGACATGGAGCGTGCGATCGAATTCAAGGTGGGTCCCTATGCCGTGCGGTTCACGCCCGTGCCTTACCTGACCACTTTCGTGCTGCCGAACTTCTACTTCCACGTCACCACGGCGTACGACATCCTGCGCAATCAGGGCGTGCCCCTGGGCAAGCTGGACTATCTGGGCGATATGTCTTTCGCCATGCAGGCTTGA
- a CDS encoding GntR family transcriptional regulator: protein MNSLSSPAMPLGSPLYEQIKHALLAALAHGEWKQGDAIPPEKILAERFGVSIGTLRKAIDELAAENILVRHQGRGTYVATHTRNPHFFKFFRIVRQDGKKAYPTTQLMRFRRVRASAPVREKLGLASGAHVFEFNNVLSLNGDVVMVDEISLPEALFPGMTEQQLRDRPSTLYSLYQDAFGVNVIGTDERLRTGLATPAHAQWLNVPEGEPLLQIRRVAYSYHGMPVEWRVSHVNTEIYEYLGNENK, encoded by the coding sequence ATGAATAGTCTGTCCTCTCCCGCCATGCCTTTGGGCAGCCCCCTGTATGAACAGATCAAGCATGCCTTGTTGGCCGCACTGGCCCACGGTGAATGGAAGCAGGGAGATGCCATTCCACCGGAAAAAATCCTGGCGGAACGCTTCGGCGTATCGATAGGCACACTGCGCAAAGCCATCGATGAACTGGCGGCGGAAAATATCCTGGTGCGTCATCAAGGCCGCGGCACTTATGTCGCCACGCATACGCGCAACCCGCATTTTTTCAAGTTCTTCCGCATCGTACGCCAGGATGGCAAGAAAGCTTATCCGACCACGCAGCTGATGCGCTTTCGTCGCGTGCGCGCGTCGGCCCCCGTGCGCGAAAAACTGGGCCTGGCCAGCGGCGCCCACGTGTTCGAGTTCAACAACGTGCTGTCGCTCAACGGCGATGTCGTCATGGTGGACGAGATCAGCCTGCCCGAAGCCCTCTTCCCCGGCATGACCGAACAGCAATTGCGCGATCGACCCAGCACGCTGTACAGCCTGTACCAGGATGCCTTCGGCGTGAACGTCATCGGCACCGACGAGCGCCTGCGCACGGGGCTGGCGACGCCGGCCCATGCGCAGTGGTTGAACGTGCCTGAAGGCGAGCCCTTGCTGCAGATCCGACGGGTCGCCTATTCGTATCACGGCATGCCGGTGGAATGGCGCGTCTCGCACGTGAACACCGAGATCTACGAATATTTAGGCAACGAGAACAAATAG
- a CDS encoding helix-turn-helix domain-containing protein: MTPDLRSTVIQLDAGLRMINSALEHLRLQLEPRVEAGWRLSEEGWILVTPDNRKLQLGNAERALLLALARHPARQMKRDELVQTINDTLESDHYNTAALSVMISRLRKKAAADGVDLPLHAVRGQGYALSTGIDIMLPAPRAERRA; this comes from the coding sequence ATGACCCCTGATTTACGCTCCACGGTAATTCAGCTCGACGCGGGCCTGCGCATGATCAATAGCGCGCTTGAGCACCTTCGACTGCAATTGGAACCAAGAGTCGAAGCAGGATGGCGGCTTTCGGAAGAAGGCTGGATTCTGGTAACGCCCGATAATCGCAAACTGCAGTTAGGTAATGCGGAAAGGGCCCTGCTGCTGGCCTTGGCCCGCCATCCGGCACGACAGATGAAGCGCGACGAACTGGTCCAGACCATCAACGACACGTTGGAATCGGATCACTACAACACCGCTGCCCTGTCGGTCATGATCAGCCGCCTGCGCAAGAAGGCCGCCGCCGATGGCGTCGACCTGCCTCTGCACGCCGTCCGCGGCCAAGGCTACGCCCTGTCCACCGGTATCGACATCATGTTGCCAGCGCCTCGCGCTGAACGTCGCGCCTGA
- a CDS encoding tripartite tricarboxylate transporter substrate binding protein, with protein MTSGWVRKALACAGLALSAGTATYPAQAAFPDKPIRLVVPFAPGGGTDALARALGAGMGKVLNESVIVDNKPGAGTMLGTDYVAKSAPDGYTIDMASFAHAVNPSLQPSLPYDYQTAFAPVALIGTGPNVMVVPADSPLHSVQDVVAAAKAKGKGLTYASQGIGTSAHLAGELFANLAKVPMTHVPYRGAGPALTDVLGGRIDVMFATASAVASFVQSGKLRALAVTSPQPSPAWPGVPTVAATLPGYAVESWYGLYVPAKTPPDVIERLNAAARAATQSEELRKRMEYEGLTVRTGAPAELDTYVRGEEARWRKVVKENNIKPE; from the coding sequence ATGACATCAGGATGGGTGCGCAAGGCGTTGGCCTGCGCGGGCTTGGCATTGTCGGCGGGCACCGCCACTTACCCGGCCCAGGCTGCGTTCCCCGATAAACCGATACGCCTGGTCGTGCCCTTCGCCCCCGGCGGCGGGACGGACGCATTGGCTCGCGCCCTTGGCGCCGGCATGGGCAAGGTATTGAACGAGTCGGTCATCGTCGACAACAAACCGGGCGCGGGCACCATGCTGGGCACGGATTACGTGGCCAAGAGCGCGCCGGACGGCTACACCATCGACATGGCTTCGTTCGCGCATGCGGTGAATCCCAGCCTGCAACCTTCATTGCCCTATGACTATCAAACCGCGTTCGCGCCGGTGGCCCTGATCGGAACGGGTCCCAACGTGATGGTGGTGCCCGCCGATAGTCCTTTGCATAGCGTCCAGGATGTGGTCGCCGCGGCCAAGGCCAAGGGCAAGGGGCTGACCTATGCATCCCAGGGGATAGGAACGTCGGCCCATCTGGCGGGCGAATTGTTCGCCAACCTTGCCAAGGTGCCGATGACTCACGTGCCGTATCGGGGCGCGGGGCCGGCGCTCACGGATGTGCTCGGTGGCCGCATCGATGTGATGTTCGCGACCGCCAGCGCGGTGGCGTCCTTCGTGCAGAGCGGCAAACTGCGCGCCTTGGCGGTGACCAGCCCGCAGCCGTCGCCCGCATGGCCGGGTGTGCCCACTGTCGCCGCGACCTTGCCGGGTTATGCGGTGGAAAGCTGGTACGGCCTGTACGTGCCGGCCAAGACGCCCCCGGATGTCATCGAGCGACTCAACGCCGCCGCGCGCGCGGCCACGCAGTCGGAGGAACTGCGCAAGCGCATGGAATATGAAGGCCTGACCGTGCGCACCGGCGCGCCCGCCGAGCTGGATACCTATGTGCGTGGCGAGGAGGCCCGCTGGCGCAAGGTGGTCAAGGAAAACAACATCAAGCCTGAGTGA
- the ispH gene encoding 4-hydroxy-3-methylbut-2-enyl diphosphate reductase, with product MPATLTMVTALDAEVLLAQPRGFCAGVDRAIDIVERALELHGAPIYVRHEIVHNRYVVEDLRNKGAIFIDELEDAPAGAIVVFSAHGVSKAVRAEADERGLRIFDATCPLVTKVHVEVARMRSAGREVVMIGHKGHPEVEGTLGQAAGGMYLVETVEDVAALAVENPDNLAYVTQTTLSVDDAAVVASALKARFPTIVEPRKSDICYATQNRQDAVKVMAPECDLVLVVGSPNSSNSNRLREVAERIGVAAYLVDGADSIEAAWLEGRQRIGITAGASAPEVLVQQVINRVKELGAVSVRTMPGLEENIAFPLPKELSRKLATDTDKA from the coding sequence ATGCCCGCCACCCTCACCATGGTCACCGCGCTGGACGCCGAGGTCCTGCTGGCGCAGCCGCGCGGTTTCTGCGCGGGTGTCGATCGCGCCATCGACATCGTCGAGCGTGCCCTGGAATTGCACGGCGCGCCCATCTATGTGCGCCACGAGATCGTCCACAACCGTTATGTGGTGGAAGACCTGCGCAACAAGGGTGCGATCTTCATCGACGAACTGGAAGATGCGCCGGCGGGCGCCATCGTGGTGTTTTCCGCGCACGGCGTCTCCAAGGCCGTGCGGGCTGAAGCCGACGAACGCGGCCTGCGCATCTTCGACGCCACGTGTCCGCTGGTGACCAAGGTGCACGTGGAAGTCGCGCGCATGCGCAGCGCGGGCCGTGAAGTGGTGATGATCGGCCACAAGGGCCATCCGGAAGTCGAAGGAACCCTGGGCCAGGCCGCCGGCGGCATGTACCTGGTGGAGACGGTCGAGGATGTGGCCGCGCTGGCGGTCGAGAACCCCGATAATCTGGCCTACGTAACGCAGACCACGCTGTCGGTCGATGACGCCGCCGTGGTCGCCAGCGCCTTGAAGGCGCGCTTTCCGACCATCGTCGAACCGCGCAAGAGCGATATCTGCTACGCCACGCAGAATCGCCAGGACGCCGTCAAGGTGATGGCGCCGGAATGCGATCTGGTGCTGGTGGTGGGCAGTCCCAACAGCTCCAATTCGAATCGCTTGAGGGAAGTCGCTGAACGCATAGGCGTGGCCGCGTATCTGGTGGACGGTGCCGACTCCATCGAGGCCGCCTGGCTGGAAGGGCGCCAGCGTATCGGCATCACGGCCGGCGCGTCGGCGCCGGAAGTGCTGGTGCAGCAGGTCATCAACCGTGTCAAGGAACTGGGCGCGGTGTCCGTGCGCACCATGCCGGGGCTGGAAGAGAACATCGCCTTCCCGCTGCCCAAGGAGTTGTCGCGCAAGCTGGCGACGGACACTGACAAGGCGTAG
- the radC gene encoding DNA repair protein RadC — protein MTTNLEPPPDRPRERLLRLGPAALSDAELLAVVLCTGLPGRPVLALAQQIIQHHGGLRGLLAAAPATLRATPGVGSAKTCQLLSVLELARRAIHEELAHGRALDQPDLVKQYCVALLGDRRIEHCLALYLDNGLRLIATGEVARGTLTKAAVYPREIVRDALRHHAAALILTHNHPSGRAEPSEADLRLTRHIRRALALVEVRLVDHLIVAGGTVLSLAEHGKLG, from the coding sequence ATGACCACGAACCTGGAGCCTCCCCCGGACCGGCCGCGCGAGCGCCTGTTGCGCCTGGGCCCCGCCGCGCTCAGCGACGCCGAGCTGCTGGCGGTGGTGCTCTGCACTGGCCTGCCGGGCCGCCCCGTGCTGGCGCTCGCGCAACAGATCATCCAGCATCACGGCGGCCTGCGCGGCCTGCTGGCGGCGGCGCCCGCCACCCTGCGCGCCACCCCTGGCGTGGGCAGCGCCAAGACCTGCCAACTGCTCAGTGTCCTGGAATTGGCCCGCCGCGCCATCCACGAAGAACTTGCGCACGGGCGCGCCCTGGACCAGCCGGACCTGGTCAAGCAATATTGCGTGGCCCTGTTGGGGGACCGCAGAATAGAGCACTGCCTGGCCCTGTATCTGGATAATGGCCTGCGCCTGATCGCCACCGGGGAAGTGGCGCGCGGCACCCTGACCAAGGCCGCGGTCTATCCCCGCGAAATCGTGCGGGACGCCCTGCGCCATCACGCGGCGGCGCTGATCCTGACCCATAATCACCCCTCCGGCCGGGCCGAGCCCTCCGAGGCGGACCTGCGCCTGACCCGCCACATCAGGCGCGCGCTGGCCCTGGTGGAAGTCCGCCTGGTGGACCACCTGATCGTGGCCGGCGGGACGGTACTGTCTCTCGCGGAACACGGCAAGCTGGGATAG
- a CDS encoding type B 50S ribosomal protein L31, with protein sequence MKENTHPDYREVVFLDVQTQKQYIISSTINTRETITVKNDKGEEKTYPLYKCDVTSDSHPFYTGAQTRIVETGRVEKFRARFARATGASKPAAA encoded by the coding sequence ATGAAAGAGAATACTCACCCCGACTACCGCGAAGTGGTGTTCCTGGACGTCCAGACCCAAAAGCAATACATCATCAGCTCGACGATCAACACCCGTGAAACCATCACGGTCAAGAACGACAAGGGCGAAGAAAAGACGTATCCGCTGTACAAGTGCGACGTGACGTCGGATTCGCATCCGTTCTACACCGGCGCGCAAACCCGCATCGTCGAAACCGGCCGCGTGGAAAAATTCCGTGCCCGTTTCGCCCGTGCCACCGGCGCCTCCAAGCCCGCTGCTGCCTGA
- a CDS encoding peptidylprolyl isomerase, with product MSAAADSTQVFVRPDSYLTLHYRIVLASGPAAGSTFADTFTGRPATLQMGMGQWAPGMEAALVGQAEGNVFSITLAPADAYGDRNPDLIQRVTRAMLDEHAGADATFEPGDLVEFKAPNGGRYSGVLKSLDDTGAVFDFNHPLAGTALRLDVDILGVL from the coding sequence TTGAGCGCCGCAGCTGACTCCACGCAAGTTTTTGTCCGTCCGGATTCCTACCTGACCCTGCACTACCGCATCGTGCTGGCGTCCGGCCCGGCCGCGGGCTCCACCTTCGCCGATACCTTCACGGGTCGGCCCGCCACCCTGCAGATGGGCATGGGCCAATGGGCGCCGGGTATGGAAGCTGCCCTGGTGGGCCAGGCTGAAGGCAATGTCTTCAGCATCACGCTGGCCCCGGCCGATGCCTATGGCGATCGCAACCCGGATCTGATCCAGCGGGTGACGCGCGCCATGCTGGACGAGCATGCCGGCGCCGACGCCACCTTCGAGCCTGGCGACCTGGTCGAGTTCAAGGCGCCCAACGGCGGCCGCTACTCCGGCGTGCTCAAGAGCCTGGACGACACGGGGGCCGTCTTCGATTTCAATCACCCGCTGGCCGGCACGGCCTTGCGCCTGGACGTCGACATCCTGGGGGTGTTGTGA
- the garD gene encoding galactarate dehydratase has translation MQAKPAPLYIRIHDDDNVAIVVNDGGLPAGTEFPDGLVLREHVPQGHKVALRDLAPGDAIVRYHVTIGYAAQELPRGSWVNERVTTMPAAPGLDDLPIATRVPPPAPPLEGYTFEGYRNADGSVGTRNILAITTTVQCVSGVVEHAVKRIRNELLPRYPHVDDVVGIEHTYGCGVAIDAPDAIIPIRTLRNISQNPNFGGAAMMVSLGCEKLQPDRLLPPGTIPLLDRGNRVDTVTLQDEAHVGFESMVTHIMQTAERHLEELNKRRRVTCPVSDLVVGVQCGGSDAFSGVTANPAVGFASDLLVRAGGTVMFSENTEVRDGIAQLTARAATPEVAEALIREMDWYDRYLQRGMADRSANTSPGNKKGGLSNIVEKAMGSIAKSGHSAIAGVLAPGEKLKTKGLIFTATPASDFICGTLQLAAGMNLHIFTTGRGTPYGLAEVPVIKVATRDDLARRWFDLMDVNAGSIATGQATIADVGWELFNYMLDVASGRKKSRAEALGLHNALALFNPAPVT, from the coding sequence ATGCAAGCCAAGCCCGCCCCGCTGTACATCCGCATCCACGACGACGACAACGTGGCCATCGTCGTCAATGACGGCGGCCTGCCCGCCGGCACGGAATTTCCCGACGGCCTGGTCCTGCGCGAGCATGTGCCGCAAGGACACAAAGTCGCGCTGCGCGACCTGGCCCCCGGCGATGCCATCGTTCGCTACCACGTGACCATCGGCTATGCCGCGCAGGAACTGCCGCGCGGCAGCTGGGTCAACGAACGCGTGACCACCATGCCGGCCGCGCCGGGCCTGGACGACCTGCCCATCGCCACCCGCGTACCGCCGCCCGCCCCGCCGCTGGAAGGCTATACCTTCGAGGGCTATCGCAACGCCGATGGGTCGGTGGGCACGCGCAACATCCTGGCGATCACCACCACCGTCCAATGCGTGTCGGGCGTGGTCGAGCACGCGGTCAAGCGCATCCGCAACGAGCTGCTGCCGCGCTATCCCCACGTCGATGACGTAGTGGGCATCGAACACACCTACGGCTGTGGCGTGGCCATCGACGCGCCCGACGCCATCATTCCCATCCGCACCCTGCGCAACATCAGCCAGAACCCCAACTTCGGCGGCGCCGCCATGATGGTCAGCCTGGGTTGCGAGAAGCTGCAACCGGACCGTCTGCTGCCCCCGGGCACCATCCCCCTGCTCGACCGCGGCAATCGCGTCGACACGGTGACCCTACAGGACGAAGCCCACGTCGGCTTCGAATCCATGGTCACGCACATCATGCAGACCGCCGAACGCCATCTGGAAGAACTGAACAAGCGGCGCCGCGTCACCTGTCCGGTCTCCGACCTGGTGGTCGGCGTGCAGTGCGGCGGCAGCGATGCGTTCTCCGGCGTCACCGCCAACCCCGCGGTGGGCTTCGCCAGCGACCTGCTGGTACGCGCCGGCGGCACGGTGATGTTTTCGGAAAACACGGAAGTACGTGATGGCATTGCCCAGCTCACCGCACGCGCGGCCACGCCGGAAGTGGCCGAAGCGCTGATCCGCGAAATGGACTGGTACGACCGCTATCTGCAACGCGGCATGGCCGACCGCAGCGCCAACACCTCGCCCGGCAACAAGAAAGGCGGCCTGTCCAATATCGTCGAGAAGGCCATGGGCTCCATCGCCAAGTCGGGACATTCGGCGATTGCCGGGGTGCTCGCGCCCGGAGAAAAACTCAAGACCAAAGGCCTGATTTTCACCGCCACGCCGGCCAGCGACTTCATCTGCGGCACGCTGCAACTGGCGGCCGGCATGAACCTGCACATCTTCACCACCGGCCGCGGCACGCCCTATGGCCTGGCCGAGGTGCCGGTGATCAAGGTGGCGACGCGCGACGATCTGGCGCGCCGCTGGTTCGACCTGATGGATGTCAACGCCGGCAGCATCGCCACCGGCCAGGCCACCATCGCCGATGTGGGCTGGGAGTTGTTCAACTACATGCTGGACGTCGCCAGCGGCCGCAAGAAGTCACGGGCCGAAGCGTTGGGGCTGCACAATGCCCTTGCCCTCTTCAACCCGGCCCCCGTGACCTAA
- a CDS encoding TonB-dependent siderophore receptor, translating to MNAGAKPTFAPIFAPVSVLSAAIGLACASNAFAQEANPPAAPAASVTTLAPIQTQGDGVLNPSPYQAETVQSGKFTQPLLDTPQSITVVPKAVLEEQQAQSLQDVLRNVPGITFTSGEGNLGWGDMFTIRGFSAEQSITVDGVRDAGMASRNDLFDLETAEVFKGTGSIESGVAAVGGSVNLVSKQARLGSFYKASTTLGTDNYRRYTTDLNQQLSDTSAFRLNLMRHSNDVAARRVTDYDRWGAAGSLALGLGTPTRVTIDFLHQYDDNIPDGGVPIQRGTNGERMPGVARNAWYGDPGLYKDRTKTDRATVRVEHDFSSQASLTNISRWEQTDRLTVLSPARFNSAAGTSLGYVGVGPLVTSASGIASYGDYGYDTSGSTQARLRGSNYGTSKRYTILANQTNLKLNFDTAGLRHDLVTGVEVYRERYGDLARWVDAPATNPLFDLRSGGGVNMGSVSTLEGGDGNHAEVVDVGLYVGDTVTLSPNWLVSGALRYDHFSVDQVSGGATSTTRDGAWSGKVGLTYKPVDYGSIYVSYSQAAQPSAIGASTNNNIYGATSSTRYKPAVSRTYELGSKWDLLEDRSLSLTGAVFRTELSDSWDYGDGTSVVRSLPAKEVHGAEIGLSGNLTSRLSAFAGVSVMKSRITKGANEGQEAKNVPDATFNLWASYAATDKLSFSYGVQYVGKRRYTDNKYVGGQNNNSSTVDGPAGKHPIYVEDDEKAPAYWVHSIAARYKIDKHFSVGVNVNNLFNRYYYSQIGSSLDGYQIYGVPGAGRTVLFTVDAKF from the coding sequence ATGAACGCCGGCGCCAAGCCGACCTTCGCGCCGATCTTCGCACCGGTCAGCGTACTAAGTGCCGCCATCGGCCTGGCCTGCGCCAGCAACGCCTTCGCCCAAGAAGCAAATCCGCCAGCGGCGCCCGCCGCCAGCGTCACCACGCTGGCCCCCATCCAGACCCAGGGCGACGGCGTGCTCAACCCCTCGCCTTACCAGGCCGAAACCGTGCAATCGGGCAAGTTCACTCAGCCCTTGCTGGACACGCCACAATCCATCACCGTGGTGCCCAAGGCGGTGCTCGAGGAACAACAGGCCCAAAGCCTGCAGGACGTCTTGCGCAACGTGCCCGGCATCACCTTTACCTCCGGAGAAGGCAACCTGGGCTGGGGCGATATGTTCACCATCCGCGGCTTCTCTGCCGAACAATCCATCACGGTCGATGGCGTGCGCGATGCCGGCATGGCCAGCCGCAACGACCTGTTCGACCTGGAAACGGCCGAAGTTTTCAAGGGTACTGGCAGCATCGAGTCCGGCGTAGCGGCCGTGGGCGGCAGCGTCAACCTGGTCAGCAAGCAGGCTCGTCTGGGCTCCTTCTACAAGGCGTCGACCACCCTGGGCACCGATAACTATCGACGCTACACGACCGACCTGAACCAGCAGTTGTCCGACACCTCCGCGTTCCGGCTGAACCTGATGCGCCACTCGAATGACGTGGCCGCGCGCCGGGTGACCGACTACGACCGCTGGGGCGCGGCCGGCTCGCTGGCCCTGGGGCTGGGAACGCCCACGCGCGTCACCATCGACTTCCTGCATCAATACGACGACAACATCCCCGATGGCGGCGTGCCCATCCAGCGCGGCACCAACGGCGAACGCATGCCCGGCGTGGCGCGCAATGCCTGGTACGGGGACCCCGGGCTCTATAAGGACCGCACCAAGACGGATCGCGCCACCGTCCGCGTCGAACACGACTTCAGCAGTCAGGCCAGCCTCACCAACATCAGCCGCTGGGAGCAGACGGACCGCTTGACGGTGCTATCGCCCGCCCGCTTCAACTCGGCGGCCGGCACGTCGCTGGGCTATGTCGGCGTGGGCCCGCTGGTCACCAGCGCTTCCGGCATCGCGTCCTATGGCGACTACGGCTACGACACCAGCGGCTCGACCCAGGCCCGCCTGCGCGGCAGCAACTACGGCACGTCCAAGCGCTACACCATCCTGGCCAACCAGACCAATCTCAAGCTCAACTTCGACACCGCGGGTCTGCGCCACGACCTGGTCACGGGCGTGGAGGTCTATCGCGAGCGCTACGGCGATCTGGCTCGCTGGGTCGACGCGCCCGCCACCAATCCGCTCTTCGACCTGCGCAGTGGCGGCGGCGTGAACATGGGCAGTGTGTCGACCCTGGAAGGCGGCGACGGTAATCACGCCGAAGTCGTCGACGTCGGCCTGTACGTGGGCGATACCGTCACGTTATCCCCGAACTGGCTGGTGTCCGGCGCCCTGCGCTACGACCATTTCTCGGTCGACCAGGTCAGTGGCGGCGCCACCAGCACCACCCGCGACGGCGCGTGGAGCGGCAAAGTGGGCCTGACCTACAAGCCAGTCGATTACGGCAGCATCTATGTGTCCTACAGCCAGGCCGCGCAGCCCTCGGCGATCGGCGCATCGACCAACAACAACATCTATGGCGCCACCAGCAGCACGCGCTACAAGCCGGCCGTATCCAGGACCTATGAGCTGGGCTCGAAGTGGGACCTGCTGGAAGACCGCTCGCTGTCCCTGACCGGCGCGGTGTTCCGCACGGAACTGAGCGACTCATGGGACTATGGCGACGGCACGTCGGTGGTCCGATCCCTGCCGGCGAAGGAAGTACACGGCGCCGAAATCGGTTTATCCGGCAACCTGACCAGCCGCCTGTCCGCCTTCGCCGGCGTCAGCGTGATGAAGAGCCGCATCACCAAGGGCGCGAACGAAGGACAGGAGGCGAAGAACGTTCCCGACGCCACCTTCAATCTGTGGGCGTCCTATGCGGCCACGGACAAGCTGTCCTTCAGCTACGGCGTGCAATACGTGGGCAAGCGGCGCTACACCGACAACAAGTACGTGGGCGGACAGAACAACAACAGCAGCACGGTGGATGGCCCGGCGGGCAAGCACCCGATCTATGTGGAAGACGACGAGAAAGCGCCGGCCTACTGGGTCCACTCGATCGCGGCCCGCTACAAGATCGACAAGCATTTTTCGGTGGGCGTGAACGTCAACAACCTGTTCAACCGGTATTACTACAGCCAGATCGGATCGTCGCTGGACGGTTATCAGATCTACGGCGTGCCGGGCGCCGGCCGCACCGTCCTGTTCACCGTGGATGCGAAGTTCTGA